Proteins encoded by one window of Rhodamnia argentea isolate NSW1041297 chromosome 6, ASM2092103v1, whole genome shotgun sequence:
- the LOC115745933 gene encoding uncharacterized protein LOC115745933 → MRGISGQSERARALWRGCLASALRTSLACAVVACVTLYGPAQLRRHVSLPAFSYVTVILVVTDASLGDALRGCWLALYATAQSIGPAMLSLWLIGPTRLSSGTTALAVALASFVVALPGATHGTAKRIALGQIVLVYVIGFIEKERIEAVMHPLHVAVSTAVGALACLLALLLPFPRTARHEIKENCRAYTENASNRLHLFANAFLAEDDASALAFISRAKCLSHDGNKLLRSIKRYQESALWERVPFTSLKSYHMSPGERLQESLETQLRGMDMALTSIASFPVTLPDANGPLKNCKLVLEEHITLIMSQSKSWLFPGDSSSTIPESISKNMTGFFESLRKVPTSPEHLPCIFFLFCMKLLHSQTPTSTSPQDKSHQKDEQSTGEESGLSFCFTRAWNEWGFKMSPKRLVPAIKCSLSLGLAVLLGLIYSKEDGYWAGLPIAVSYSSAREATFKVANVKAQGTVLGTVYGVLGCFLFQRFLPVRVLSLVPWFVFCSFLRKSKMYGQAGGVSAAIGAVLILGRKKFGPPSEFAIARIVETFIGLSCLIVVELLMQPTRGSSLAKRQLTDCFEALRECIVAVTTLGVLDNTKKSNLEETQKRVKMSVLDLGKCIEEAEVEPNFWFRPFHSACYGRLLGSLSKMVDLLHFCGHALKFLERESSAVGAEAAAALKEALNKLHSDLELFRELASTWLKFFEEINSVKSPSLLEKQQLQETDVSRDIELGRATKPIDPPMPCLDEGDVEKMVGSYLQHSREVLDKIGGSGDGAEAENAIKSEVVLSLGALGYCMSSLLREVREIEKAMKELVLWDNPTSPFVSLHAL, encoded by the exons ATGCGTGGGATTTCTGGTCAGTCGGAGCGAGCGCGAGCCCTGTGGCGGGGGTGCCTCGCGTCTGCGCTCCGGACCTCTCTCGCCTGCGCCGTCGTGGCGTGCGTCACCCTGTACGGGCCGGCCCAGCTGCGGCGCCACGTCTCGCTCCCCGCCTTCTCCTACGTGACGGTCATCCTGGTCGTCACGGATGCCTCCCTGGGCGACGCGCTGCGTGGGTGCTGGCTGGCGCTGTACGCGACCGCCCAGAGCATCGGGCCCGCGATGCTGAGCCTGTGGCTGATAGGGCCCACGAGGCTGTCGAGCGGGACGACCGCGCTCGCGGTGGCCCTGGCGTCGTTCGTGGTGGCCCTGCCGGGGGCTACGCACGGGACGGCGAAGCGGATAGCGCTGGGGCAGATAGTGCTGGTGTACGTGATCGGGTTCATCGAGAAGGAGCGGATCGAGGCGGTCATGCACCCCCTCCACGTGGCTGTCAGCACGGCCGTCGGGGCCCTCGCTTGCCTGCTGGCCCTTTTGCTTCCCTTCCCTAGGACGGCCCGTCATGAG ATAAAGGAGAACTGCCGGGCCTACACCGAGAATGCCTCGAACAGGTTGCACCTCTTCGCCAATGCATTCCTCGCCGAGGACGACGCCTCCGCCCTCGCCTTCATCTCTCGAGCCAAATGCTTGTCCCACGACGGAAACAAACTTCTTCGAAGTATTAAACGCTATCAG GAAAGTGCGCTTTGGGAGAGAGTTCCGTTCACGTCCTTGAAATCATACCACATGAGTCCAGGAGAAAGGTTGCAGGAGAGTTTAGAGACCCAATTGCGTGGGATGGACATGGCATTAACAAGCATCGCTTCGTTCCCAGTTACATTGCCTGACGCTAACGGACCGCTCAAAAATTGCAAACTTGTTTTGGAGGAACACATTACCCTGATCATGAGCCAATCTAAGAGCTGGCTTTTCCCCGGTGATTCTTCTTCAACCATCCCCGAATCGATTTCCAAGAACATGACTGGCTTCTTTGAGTCTCTTCGCAAAGTCCCGACCTCGCCGGAGCACTTGCcctgcatcttcttcctcttctgcaTGAAACTCCTCCACAGTCAGACCCCAACATCGACATCACCACAAGACAAATCTCATCAAAAAGACGAACAGTCAACGGGCGAAGAAAGTGGGCTTTCTTTCTGTTTCACAAGAGCCTGGAACGAGTGGGGCTTCAAAATGAGCCCCAAAAGGCTCGTCCCTGCGATCAAGTGCTCGCTCTCGCTGGGCCTCGCGGTACTTCTTGGGCTTATATATAGCAAGGAGGACGGATATTGGGCCGGGCTTCCGATAGCCGTGAGCTATTCCTCAGCCAGAGAGGCTACTTTCAAGGTGGCCAACGTCAAGGCACAGGGCACGGTACTAGGAACCGTTTATGGAGTCTTGGGTTGCTTTCTTTTTCAGAGGTTTTTGCCCGTAAGAGTCCTGTCCCTCGTCCCTTGGTTCGTCTTCTGTAGCTTTCTTAGGAAGAGCAAAATGTACGGCCAAGCAGGTGGCGTCTCGGCCGCGATAGGAGCTGTGTTGATACTGGGTAGAAAAAAGTTTGGCCCACCGAGTGAATTCGCCATCGCAAGGATCGTCGAGACCTTCATCGGGTTATCTTGTTTAATAGTGGTGGAACTTCTGATGCAGCCCACGAGAGGTTCTTCTCTGGCTAAGCGTCAGCTCACTGATTGTTTCGAGGCATTACGGGAGTGCATTGTCGCGGTCACAACACTGGGTGTACTGGACAACACCAAGAAGTCCAATCTTGAAGAGACTCAAAAGAGGGTCAAGATGAGCGTGCTTGATCTCGGCAAGTGCATCGAAGAAGCCGAGGTGGAGCCAAATTTCTGGTTCAGGCCCTTTCACAGTGCTTGCTACGGTAGGCTTTTGGGGTCTCTGTCAAAGATGGTGGACCTCCTGCACTTTTGTGGCCATGCACTGAAGTTCCTCGAACGAGAATCGTCAGCAGTCGGGGCCGAGGCTGCTGCTGCTTTGAAAGAGGCCCTGAATAAGCTTCACAGCGACCTTGAACTTTTCCGGGAACTCGCGAGCACTTGGCTGAAATTCTTCGAGGAGATCAACTCGGTCAAATCACCCTCGCTTCTTGAGAAGCAGCAGCTTCAAGAGACCGACGTTTCCCGTGATATCGAGCTGGGGAGAGCAACAAAACCTATCGACCCGCCAATGCCTTGTTTAGATGAAGGTGACGTGGAGAAGATGGTGGGCTCTTATCTTCAGCATTCGCGGGAGGTGCTCGACAAAATTGGCGGCAGCGGCGATGGTGCGGAAGCTGAGAACGCGATCAAAAGCGAAGTGGTTCTGAGTTTGGGTGCTCTAGGATACTGCATGAGTAGCTTGCTGAGAGAGGTGAGAGAAATCGAAAAGGCCATGAAGGAACTCGTGCTCTGGGATAATCCTACTAGCCCATTTGTAAGCTTGCATGCTTTGTAA
- the LOC115745941 gene encoding UDP-glucuronic acid decarboxylase 6: protein MAKNVSNGEHQTTTKPPPSPSPLRNSKFFQSNMRILVTGGAGFIGSHLVDRLMENEKNEVIVADNYFTGSKDNLSKWIGHPRFELIRHDVTEPLLVEVDQIYHLACPASPIFYKYNPVKTIKTNVIGTLNMLGLAKRVGARILLTSTSEVYGDPLVHPQPESYWGNVNPIGVRSCYDEGKRVAETLMFDYHRQHGIEIRIARIFNTYGPRMNIDDGRVVSNFIAQALRGEPLTVQMPGTQTRSFCYVSDLVDGLIRLMEGDNTGPINVGNPGEFTVLELAKTVKELINPEVEIKMVENTPDDPRQRKPDITKAKELLGWEPKVKLRDGLPLMENDFRTRLGIAKKI, encoded by the exons ATGGCTAAGAATGTGTCCAACGGGGAGCACCAGACAACAACAAAACCACCTCCAAGCCCTTCACCTTTGCgcaattccaaattttttcag TCCAACATGAGAATCCTGGTCACTGGAGGGGCTGGGTTCATAGGCTCTCACTTAGTGGACAGGCTAATGGAGAATGAGAAGAATGAG GTAATTGTGGCAGATAATTACTTCACTGGGTCAAAGGACAATCTCAGCAAATGGATCGGACATCCAAGATTCGAACTTATTCGACACG ATGTCACAGAGCCATTGTTGGTAGAAGTCGACCAAATATATCATCTTGCATGCCCTGCTTCTCCAATCTTTtataagtacaatcctgtcaaG ACAATCAAGACTAATGTGATTGGCACACTGAACATGCTAGGACTTGCCAAACGAGTGGGAGCAAG GATTTTACTTACTTCAACATCAGAGGTGTATGGTGATCCTCTTGTACACCCCCAGCCTGAGAGTTACTGGGGCAATGTCAACCCAATTG GAGTTAGGAGCTGTTATGACGAGGGAAAACGTGTTGCTGAAACTTTGATGTTTGACTATCACAGACAGCACGGCATTG AGATCCGCATTGCTAGAATATTTAACACATATGGACCACGAATGAATATCGACGATGGACGCGTTGTTAGCAATTTCATTGCTCAAGCACTTCG TGGTGAACCATTGACAGTTCAGATGCCTGGAACACAGACCCGCAGTTTCTGTTATGTCTCCGATTTG GTTGATGGGCTCATTAGGCTCATGGAAGGAGACAATACTGGACCTATCAATGTTGGGAACCCAG GGGAATTCACTGTGCTGGAACTTGCCAAAACAGTGAAAGAG CTCATTAACCCTGAGGTGGAGATAAAGATGGTGGAGAACACACCCGATGATCCACGGCAGAGAAAACCAGACATCACAAAGGCCAAGGAACTGCTGGGGTGGGAACCGAAGGTCAAGTTGCGAGATGGCCTTCCTCTAATGGAGAATGACTTCCGAACCAGGCTTGGCATTGCCAAAAAGATTTGA